Proteins from a single region of Halichoerus grypus chromosome 13, mHalGry1.hap1.1, whole genome shotgun sequence:
- the LOC118525656 gene encoding RIMS-binding protein 3A-like: MTKDSPSPSGGGRATPKKPGSPGPSAAVLEEQRRELEKLRAELETERARGRAERQRFASQSRQLREAAERERQQLVNHLRSKWEAQRGRELRQLQEDVLREREAEIRQLLRWKEAEMRQLRQLLHRERDGVMRQARELQRQLAEELVNRGYCGRAGAPEVAAAQCRCRLQEVLAQLRWETDGEQASRIRHLQAALDVERQLFLKYILEHFRWHPALPGSPDPQAVHSSEGPPPHTADDSRGPPKSVCRLESLNADSLSAGVRLRSRSRSLDVVRAGRSTSPNSLLHTRASSLDSLAPARCRSLDSTLICPKAPESEERASSPDASILGSPSPPPPPPPPSEPRRPSDPPEDSGSQPYEALTPSPPGLDYQELVKRNSELSQALQALARRCSGLREENAQLRRAGFQDKSDEKVKRLKVKHAKLTGLARRLEDRARKLQETNLRAVSAPVPGESRAGLELCQAFSRQRARDLSEQASALLAKDKQIEELRQECHLLQARVASGFGSVLYAGGGAAQAQAQWLNISELDRLQRESQREVLRLQRQLTRQQAAGSARAEADSQSAPSEEARRQVQALELELGARRRECEELGAQAAAARRRGDEAEAQLQAALREGAWLARENARLQAQAGWTRKAENDDVRGQLGRACQERDAAGMLAEQLRQQAARGQDRQQQLQRDLQKALHDLQAAREEMLALQCQPAHPPQEPQEAPHVPGSQVRDSERTELQPEPVGQASSQPSRDKRENQEASQPESPVAIGEPASAPQVPDRVLPASRPLDSRYQAKKTSSQSNSSSEVESMWATVPSCPTLDMDTASEVEDLEPDGVYSTLEVGSSEAPLAPKLKIFLARYSYNPFKGPNEHPESELPLTAGDYVYIFGDMDEDGFYEGELEDGRRGLVPSNLVEQVADSDILDCPPLRSPDFGPTQLPPGQGKCSKEDTCHGFLPGKAQGAMDKGPCQMAGAGSKAEVATEISDAKTEDSWLGALQCVKEKGFSRPLLGARGALCTAPMQLHLQSVAATSAKIAWVYRSSHLHVVYLNGREHALTPAGVSCYTFHGLHPGTRYQALVKVQPPWDSLQVHWETSSTLTFDTPLAGPPDPPLDVLVERHASPGLLVVSWLPVTIDSAGSSNGVQVTGYAVYADGLKVAEVADATAGSTLLEYSQLQLPLMCQNVSVRTMSLCGESLDSVPAQIPQDCFTCHQLPETSSFRYPCGDPSTCRVTVPVCSQRLALPPLSATTSPHTPGSCGEPQAEFLEAFPEEPPRRQSPMSKVSPERECASAGCSSQAQGPTYAREVCRKDLLFQQSSPNHTPPLPSGQSRGEDRSWHMGPRQSPDSGVTHPFPERRLNKEPYQGKAALEKVLRQKQDTQVLVPPWLDTSQLSVSHFHDTLQQEEVVCFSPWGTKRRAQRKKFRTQNGRAQALGSKRMCQLPESSPALCPAPSSKVIKMPKGGPSPLGTGVDTLVRVFVALFDYDPLAMSANPEVAEEKLAFQKGQLLRVWGSQDPCGFYHGECNGQVGNIPGHLVAEVKVDTEQVGGRWHLPVQGYLPPVAHFDDFGGLTSRQGSFPMPQGNPRMSLLWTPKTMMAALDYDPKDGRAGGQAKDKLSLRAGDVVTVYGPVDDKGFYYGESGGHRGLVPAHLLDHLSLHGE, encoded by the coding sequence ATGACCAAAGACTCGCCCAGCCCTTCGGGCGGCGGCCGCGCGACACCCAAGAAGCCAGGCAGTCCGGGTCCGTCGGCGGCGGTGCTGGAGGAGCAAAGGCGGGAGCTGGAGAAGCTGCGGGCGGAGCTGGAGACTGAGCGGGCGCGCGGGCGGGCGGAGAGGCAGCGCTTCGCGTCGCAGTCGCGCCAGCTGCGGGAGGCGGCCGAGCGGGAGCGGCAGCAGCTGGTGAACCATCTGCGCTCCAAGTGGGAGGCTCAGCGCGGCCGGGAGCTGCGGCAGCTGCAGGAGGACGTGCTGCGGGAGCGGGAGGCCGAGATCCGGCAGCTGCTGCGCTGGAAGGAGGCCGAGATGCGGCAGCTGCGGCAGCTGCTGCACCGCGAGCGCGACGGCGTCATGCGCCAGGCCCGGGAGCTGCAGCGCCAGCTGGCCGAGGAATTGGTGAACCGTGGCTACTGTGGCCGCGCGGGGGCGCCCGAGGTCGCTGCTGCTCAGTGCCGCTGCCGCCTGCAGGAAGTGCTGGCACAGCTTCGCTGGGAAACCGACGGCGAGCAGGCTTCGCGCATCCGACACCTGCAGGCGGCGCTCGACGTGGAGCGCCAGCTCTTCCTCAAGTACATCCTAGAGCACTTCCGCTGGCATCCCGCTTTGCCCGGCTCCCCCGACCCCCAAGCCGTGCACTCTTCGGAAGGGCCGCCCCCCCATACCGCCGACGACTCCCGCGGGCCCCCAAAGTCCGTCTGTAGACTCGAATCCCTGAATGCTGACAGCCTGAGCGCTGGCGTCCGCCtgcgctcccgctcccgctccctgGACGTGGTGCGGGCCGGGCGCTCCACCTCCCCGAACAGCCTGCTCCACACGCGCGCCAGCTCTCTCGACTCCTTGGCACCAGCGCGTTGCCGCTCGCTCGACAGCACCCTCATTTGCCCCAAGGCCCCCGAATCCGAGGAGCGGGCCTCCTCGCCGGACGCCTCCATCTTAGGCTCCCCGAgtcccccgccgccgccgccgccgccatcggAGCCCAGGAGACCCAGCGATCCGCCAGAAGACTCCGGGAGCCAGCCCTACGAAGCCCTCACCCCCTCGCCGCCGGGTCTGGACTACCAGGAGCTGGTGAAGCGGAACTCGGAACTGTCCCAGGCGTTGCAGGCGCTGGCGCGCCGCTGCTCTGGCCTGCGGGAGGAGAACGCGCAGCTGCGGCGCGCAGGCTTCCAGGACAAGTCCGATGAGAAGGTGAAGCGACTCAAGGTGAAGCACGCGAAGCTTACAGGCCTCGCGCGGCGCCTAGAGGACAGAGCCCGAAAGCTGCAAGAAACCAACCTGCGGGCTGTGAGCGCGCCTGTGCCGGGCGAGAGCCGCGCTGGCCTGGAGCTGTGCCAGGCCTTTTCCCGCCAGCGCGCCCGGGACTTGTCCGAGCAGGCGAGCGCGCTGCTGGCCAAGGACAAGCAGATCGAAGAGCTGCGGCAGGAGTGCCACTTGCTGCAGGCGCGCGTCGCCTCGGGCTTCGGCAGCGTCCTGTACGCTGGCGGGGGTGCCGCCCAAGCCCAAGCCCAGTGGCTCAACATCAGCGAGTTGGACCGGCTGCAGCGCGAGTCCCAGCGGGAGGTGCTGCGCCTGCAGAGACAGTTGACGCGGCAGCAGGCCGCGGGCAGCGCCCGAGCGGAGGCGGACAGCCAGAGCGCGCCCAGCGAGGAGGCGCGGCGCCAGGTGCAGGCCCTGGAGCTCGAGCTGGGCGCGCGGCGGCGGGAGTGCGAGGAGCTGGGCGCCCAGGCGGCAGCGGCGCGGCGGCGCGGCGACGAGGCTGAGGCGCAGCTGCAGGCGGCGCTCCgcgagggagcctggctggcccGGGAGAACGCGCGGTTGCAGGCCCAGGCCGGCTGGACGCGGAAGGCCGAGAACGACGATGTGCGCGGGCAGCTGGGCCGCGCGTGCCAGGAGCGCGACGCCGCCGGCATGCTGGCCGAGCAGCTGCGGCAGCAGGCGGCGCGCGGGCAGGACAGGCAGCAACAGCTGCAGCGCGACCTGCAGAAGGCCCTGCACGATCTGCAGGCTGCTCGGGAGGAGATGCTCGCGCTGCAGTGTCAGCCTGCTCACCCTCCCCAGGAACCCCAGGAGGCCCCCCACGTCCCCGGGTCTCAAGTTAGAGATAGTGAAAGGACCGAGCTCCAGCCGGAGCCTGTAGGCCAAGCATCTTCACAGCCCAGCAGAGACAAACGGGAGAATCAGGAAGCTTCTCAGCCGGAAAGTCCAGTTGCCATCGGCGAGCCAGCCAGTGCCCCTCAAGTACCTGACAGAGTCCTCCCAGCCAGTCGACCTCTGGACTCCAGGTACCAGGCCAAGAAAACTAGCTCCCAGTCGAACTCTTCCTCTGAGGTGGAGTCCATGTGGGCCACTGTGCCCTCTTGTCCCACTCTGGACATGGACACAGCCAGCGAGGTGGAGGATCTGGAGCCTGACGGTGTGTACTCCACCTTGGAAGTGGGGAGCTCAGAGGCCCCCCTGGCCCCCAAGCTCAAGATCTTTCTGGCTCGGTATAGCTACAATCCTTTTAAGGGGCCTAATGAGCACCCTGAGAGTGAGCTACCCCTCACAGCTGGGGATTATGTGTATATCTTTGGGGACATGGATGAAGACGGCTTTTATGAAGGGGAGCTTGAGGACGGCCGACGAGGGCTGGTGCCCTCCAACCTGGTGGAACAGGTTGCAGACAGTGACATCCTGGACTGCCCGCCCCTCAGATCCCCTGACTTTGGCCCCACTCAGCTCCCACCTGGACAGGGCAAGTGTTCGAAGGAAGACACTTGCCATGGCTTCTTGCCTGGGAAAGCCCAGGGAGCTATGGACAAGGGGCCGTGCCAGATGGCGGGAGCAGGCTCCAAGGCAGAAGTGGCCACGGAGATCTCAGATGCCAAGACAGAAGACAGCTGGCTGGGTGCACTGCAGTGTGTGAAGGAGAAGGGCTTCTCCAGACCCCTTCTAGGGGCCAGAGGGGCTCTTTGCACGGCCCCCATGCAACTACACCTGCAAAGTGTTGCAGCCACATCGGCCAAGATTGCCTGGGTCTACAGGAGCAGCCACCTCCACGTGGTGTATCTCAATGGCCGGGAGCACGCCCTGACCCCCGCGGGCGTGAGCTGCTACACCTTCCACGGCCTGCATCCTGGCACGCGGTACCAGGCCCTCGTGAAGGTGCAGCCGCCGTGGGATTCACTGCAGGTGCACTGGGAAACGTCCTCTACCCTCACCTTCGACACACCCCTGGCAGgaccccctgaccctcccctggATGTGCTGGTGGAGCGCCATGCCTCACCGGGCCTCCTGGTGGTCAGCTGGCTCCCTGTAACCATTGACTCTGCTGGGTCCTCCAATGGAGTCCAGGTCACGGGTTACGCGGTGTATGCTGATGGGCTCAAGGTTGCGGAAGTTGCTGATGCCACTGCTGGGAGCACCCTGTTGGAATATTCCCAGCTCCAGCTGCCCCTGATGTGCCAGAATGTCTCTGTGAGAACCATGTCGCTTTGTGGTGAGTCCCTGGATTCGGTGCCAGCCCAGATCCCTCAGGACTGTTTCACCTGTCACCAATTGCCAGAGACTTCTTCCTTTAGGTACCCCTGTGGTGACCCATCTACCTGCAGGGTCACTGTCCCCGTCTGTTCTCAGAGGCTGGCGCTGCCTCCTCTGAGTGCCACAACCAGCCCCCACACTCCTGGAAGCTGCGGAGAGCCCCAGGCCGAGTTTCTAGAGGCCTTCCCTGAAGAACCCCCAAGGAGGCAATCCCCAATGTCCAAAGTGAGTCCAGAAAGAGAATGTGCAAGTGCAGGGTGTAGCAGCCAAGCCCAGGGGCCTACCTACGCCCGGGAGGTCTGCAGAAAGGACCTGCTCTTTCAGCAGAGTTCCCCCAACCACACACCCCCTCTGCCCAGTGGCCAGTCAAGGGGAGAAGACCGCTCCTGGCACATGGGCCCCAGACAAAGCCCTGATTCGGGAGTCACCCATCCGTTTCCGGAGCGCAGGCTCAACAAAGAACCTTATCAGGGAAAGGCTGCCCTTGAGAAGGTCCTTAGGCAAAAGCAAGATACCCAAGTGCTGGTCCCTCCCTGGCTGGACACCAGCCAACTGTCTGTGTCCCACTTCCATGACACTTTGCAGCAGGAGGAGGTGGTGTGCTTTAGTCCATGGGGCACAAAGAGGCGAGCGCAGAGAAAGAAGTTTAGGACCCAGAATGGGAGAGCTCAGGCTCTGGGGAGCAAGAGAATGTGCCAGCTCCCGGAGTCCAGCCCTGCACTTTGTCCAGCTCCATCCAGCAAAGTCATTAAGATGCCCAAGGGTGGCCCGTCACCACTGGGGACAGGGGTGGACACTCTGGTCAGGGTCTTTGTGGCCCTCTTTGACTACGACCCTCTGGCGATGTCTGCCAACCCCGAGGTTGCAGAGGAGAAGCTGGCCTTCCAGAAAGGGCAGTTGCTGAGAGTGTGGGGCTCTCAGGACCCCTGTGGCTTCTACCATGGCGAATGCAATGGGCAAGTGGGCAACATACCTGGGCACCTGGTGGCTGAGGTGAAGGTGGACACAGAGCAGGTCGGTGGGAGGTGGCATTTGCCAGTGCAAGGGTACCTGCCCCCTGTGGCCCACTTCGATGATTTTGGGGGCCTCACCAGCCGCCAGGGCTCCTTTCCTATGCCCCAAGGAAACCCCAGGATGTCACTGCTGTGGACTCCAAAAACCATGATGGCAGCTTTGGACTATGACCCCAAGGATGGGCGAGCAGGAGGCCAGGCGAAGGACAAGCTGTCACTGAGGGCAGGGGATGTGGTCACGGTCTACGGGCCTGTGGATGACAAGGGATTCTATTATGGGGAGTCAGGTGGTCACAGGGGCCTGGTCCCAGCCCACCTGCTGGATCACCTTTCCCTCCATGGAGAGTGA